Within Micromonospora parathelypteridis, the genomic segment GTGCAGCTCGCCGCTCTCCGGGTCGACCACCGGCAACACGCCCACGTCGGGCAACTCCAGCTCGCGCGGGTCGATCACCTCGATCGCCAGCACGTCGTGGCGGACCCGCAGCTTGCGCATCGGCCGGGCCCACTGCTCGGCTGGCGCGAGGAAGTCCGAGATCACCACGGCCACCCCGCGCCGGCGGGGCGGACGGTTGAGCATCTCGACCAGGGCGCCCAGGTCACCACGGCCAGGCTGGATGGTGGTGCCGGCGACGGTACGCAGCAGGCCCTGCGCCTCCTTGCGGCCGGAGCGAGCCGGCAGCCGGGTGAGCACGCCCGGCCCAGCCGGCGGTGGTGCTCCACCGCGCCAGCGCCGGGCCGGGGCGGACACGCCGCCGCCGGTGCCGATCACCGCGCCGATCCGGTTGCCGCCACGCACGGTCAGGTGGGTGATGGCGGCCGCCGCTGCCACCACCACCTCCCGCTTGAGCCACTGCCCGGTGCCGAAGTCCAGACTGGCGGAGAGATCCAGGGCGAGCCAGGTCTCCAACTCCCGGTCGGCGACCGTACGCCGCACGTGCGGTGTCGTGGTCCGTGCGGTGACCGGCCAGTCCATCCGGCGCACGTCGTCGCCGGGGCGGTACTCCCGTGACTCCCCCGCCTCGCTGCCCGGTCCGGGCAGCAGACCGGCGTAGTCGCCCTGCAGCAGACCGTCGAGCTTACGGGTCACGAGCAACTGCAGCCGGGACAGCACGGCCTCGCTGCGGTCGGAGGCGGGACGAGGGGTGGGTGAGGTCACGGCCGCTGCCCGGGCCAGCCGGCGCCCGGCGGCGGCGTGGTCGACGGGGTGGCCTGCTGCCGGGGCGCGACCGCCGGGAGGGGGATGGTCGACATCACCCGGTGCACGATGTGGTCGGCGGGCACGTCGTCGGCGAGCGCGTCGTAGCTGAGCACCAAACGGTGCCGCAGGATGTCCGGCGCGATGTCCTGCACGTCCTGCGGCAGGGCGTAGTCGCGCCCGCGCAGCAGCGCCAACGCACGCGTCGCCCGGACCAGGCCCAGCGAGGCGCGCGGGCTGGCCCCGTACTGGATCAGTTGCGCGACGTCCGGCATGCCGTGCTCGGCGGGAGCGCGGGTCGCCAGCACCAGCCGGACCGCGTAGTCGACCAGGGCGTTGTGCACGAAGACCTGGTCGGCCTTGCGTTGCAGGGCGATCAGCTCGGGTGTGTCGAAGACCGCGGTCGGCTCGGGCGCGGTCACGCCCATCCGGTAGACGATCTCGCGTTCCTCCGCGTCGGTCGGGTAGCCCACCACGATCTTCATGAGGAACCGGTCCCGCTGCGCCTCCGGCAGCGGGTAGACGCCCTCCTGCTCGATCGGGTTCTGGGTGGCCATCACCAGGAACGGGTCGGGCACCCGGTGGCTCTCGCCGCCGATGGACACCTGCCGTTCGCTCATCACCTCGAGCAGGGCGGACTGCACCTTCGCCGGAGCCCGGTTGATCTCGTCGGCGAGCAGGAAGTTGACGAAGACCGGGCCCAGCTCGACGTCGAACTTCTCGCTGGACTGCCGGTAGATCCGGGTGCCCATGATGTCGGCGGGGACCAGGTCCGGGGTGAACTGCACCCGTGCGAAGGACCCGCCGACGACCTTGGCGAGTGTTTCCACCGCCAGGGTCTTGGCGACCCCGGGCACACCTTCGAGCAGGCAGTGACCCCGGGCGAGCAGCGCGACGAACATCCGCTCCACCATTCGGTCCTGCCCGACGATCACGCGTTTGATCTCGAACAGCGCCCGCTCCAGCAGGGTGGCGTCCTGCGCGGGCGTGGTCACCGGCGCAGGTGTCTGCGGTGCCGCCCCGTTCGGCGTCGGGGCGTCGGGCATGGTCGGCTGGGCCACCGGTCCTCCACAGCGTTGGTCGGTCGTCGCGGCTGATGCGGTATCAAGACTCGCACGCCTTCCTGAGTGTCGAGGTGGGGAGAAGCCGATTTTCGCCGCGCCGTCCTCAGCAGCCGAATCGCGCATCACGGGTGCACACGGACCGGCCCGCCGCGTGTACGATTCACCCCGTCGCCGGGCGGCTCCCCCCGTGGTCGCCCGGCGCTCAAGCTCTCCGTCCCGCCGCCCTAGACTGGCCGGGATGAGCATCCACTCCCCCGCCGAGGACGCCCTGGTCTGCTCGGCCCGGGGCTGCCGTGCCGCCGCTGTCTGGGCCCTGGAGTGGAACAATCCCCGTCTGCATGACACCGCTCGGCGCAAGACCTGGCTGGCCTGCGCGGAGCACCGGACCAGCCTCGGTGACTTCCTGGACGCTCGCGGCTTCCTGCGTGCCGTCACTCCGGTGCCCGGATCGCCTACGCTCGACACGTGAGCACCCCCGGCGCCCCACCGCCTCCCGGACCTGATGCCTCGACGGCCGCACCGGTGGCCCGGGGGCCGCTGGAGCCCTGGCCGAACACCGTCCACTGGCAGCCGATCTCCACCGACCTGATCTGGGTGGAGCTGATCCGGCTGGCGGTCGTGGTCGGCATCGTGCTGGCCGGGACGGCGGTCGGCTGGGTGTTGAGCGGTCACTGGCTGTTCGGGCTCGCCCTCGCGGTCGTGCTGCTGCTCGGCGTGTGGCGGGCCGTCGCGATCGTCCGCGCGGTCCGGGCCTGGGGTTACGCCGAGCGGGAGAACGACCTGCTCGTCCGGCATGGGCTGTTGGTCCGCCGGCTCTCCATCGTGCCGTACTCGCGGATGCAGTTCGTCGACGTCAGCGCCGGGCCGTTGGAGCGCGCGTTCGACCTCGCCACCGTGCAGTTGCACACGGCCGCGGCGGCGAGCGACGCCCGGGTGCCCGGGCTGCGCCCGGCGGAGGCGTCCCGGTTACGCGACCGGCTCACCGCGCTCGGCGAGGACCGGGCGGAGGGGCTGTGAGCGCCCGAGCGGGCGACCATCGACCGTGTCGAGGGCCAGCCCGATGAGCGACCGCCCCGCCGAGCCGAGCACCGTGCCACCCGCGGGCCCGACGCCCCACGAGCCGGTGCCGCCCGTCGGCGCGCCACCCCACGAGCCGGTACCGCCGGGGGCGGCCGTGCCGTGGCCGGCACCCCCGGGCGGCGGCGAGGCCGAGCCCCGGCAACGACTGCATCCGCTCAGCCCGCTGCTGCACGGCGCCAAATCCCTGTTCGTGGTGATCGCCGGGTTGTCCTGGTCGACGCTGTCCCGGGTGGGCTTCGGCTGGTTCGCCGCCATGGTGGTGGTGCTGGCGCTCGGCGCGACAGTGCTGTCGGTGATCAGCTGGTACAACACCGGCTACCACGTGGTGGGCCGCGAACTACGGGTGTACGAAGGGCTGCTCTGGCGGCGTACCCGGGCCATCCCGTTGGAGCGACTCCAGGCCGTGGAGGTGGTCCGGCCACTGCTCGCCCAGCTCACCGGCCTGGCCGAGCTGCGCCTGGAAGTGGTCGGCGGGGGCAAGACCGAGGCGCCCCTGGCGTACCTCGGGGTGGCCGACGCGGCCCGGCTGCGCGAGCGGCTGCTGGCGCTGGCCGGGCGGGTGACGCAGCCGACCGTGCCGGGCCACGCGGTGCCCGCGGTGGTCCCGGTCCCGGGGGCGGCGGCGCCACCGGCGACCGTGCCGGGCCGGCCACTGCACGCGGTACGCAACCAGAACCTGCTGGTCAGCCAACTACTCACCCCGCAGGCGTTCCTGCTGCCGTTCGGTGTGGCCTTCGTCGTGGTGCAGTTCCTCACCGCGGGGTCGTGGTCGTTCGTCGCGGTGGCGAGCACGCTGACGGCGATGGCCGGTGTGCTGCTGCAACCGGTGCGCCGGGTCCTCGACGACTGGAACTTCCGACTGGCCCGCGACGACGGCACGCTGAGGGTGCACAACGGCCTGCTGGAAAC encodes:
- a CDS encoding AAA family ATPase, with amino-acid sequence MAQPTMPDAPTPNGAAPQTPAPVTTPAQDATLLERALFEIKRVIVGQDRMVERMFVALLARGHCLLEGVPGVAKTLAVETLAKVVGGSFARVQFTPDLVPADIMGTRIYRQSSEKFDVELGPVFVNFLLADEINRAPAKVQSALLEVMSERQVSIGGESHRVPDPFLVMATQNPIEQEGVYPLPEAQRDRFLMKIVVGYPTDAEEREIVYRMGVTAPEPTAVFDTPELIALQRKADQVFVHNALVDYAVRLVLATRAPAEHGMPDVAQLIQYGASPRASLGLVRATRALALLRGRDYALPQDVQDIAPDILRHRLVLSYDALADDVPADHIVHRVMSTIPLPAVAPRQQATPSTTPPPGAGWPGQRP
- a CDS encoding DUF58 domain-containing protein; the encoded protein is MARAAAVTSPTPRPASDRSEAVLSRLQLLVTRKLDGLLQGDYAGLLPGPGSEAGESREYRPGDDVRRMDWPVTARTTTPHVRRTVADRELETWLALDLSASLDFGTGQWLKREVVVAAAAAITHLTVRGGNRIGAVIGTGGGVSAPARRWRGGAPPPAGPGVLTRLPARSGRKEAQGLLRTVAGTTIQPGRGDLGALVEMLNRPPRRRGVAVVISDFLAPAEQWARPMRKLRVRHDVLAIEVIDPRELELPDVGVLPVVDPESGELHEVQTADPRLRQRYADAATAQRATIAAALRGAGAAHLRLRTDRDWLLDMVRFVAAQRHARTRGTTR
- a CDS encoding PH domain-containing protein is translated as MSDRPAEPSTVPPAGPTPHEPVPPVGAPPHEPVPPGAAVPWPAPPGGGEAEPRQRLHPLSPLLHGAKSLFVVIAGLSWSTLSRVGFGWFAAMVVVLALGATVLSVISWYNTGYHVVGRELRVYEGLLWRRTRAIPLERLQAVEVVRPLLAQLTGLAELRLEVVGGGKTEAPLAYLGVADAARLRERLLALAGRVTQPTVPGHAVPAVVPVPGAAAPPATVPGRPLHAVRNQNLLVSQLLTPQAFLLPFGVAFVVVQFLTAGSWSFVAVASTLTAMAGVLLQPVRRVLDDWNFRLARDDGTLRVHNGLLETRAQTVPLARVQTVRATWPLLWRVNGWLRLRLEVAGYSVAEADDRNRPDRLLPVGDLPTATMIVAEVLPGVRLDALALTPPPRRTRWLHPLGRAAFGAGLFDEVFVTRSGRLTQQLVIVPYARIQSVRVVQGPLQRRLGLASVHADTAGGSGATAQDRDLAEAWTLAADLTARAQTARHPT
- a CDS encoding PH domain-containing protein produces the protein MSTPGAPPPPGPDASTAAPVARGPLEPWPNTVHWQPISTDLIWVELIRLAVVVGIVLAGTAVGWVLSGHWLFGLALAVVLLLGVWRAVAIVRAVRAWGYAERENDLLVRHGLLVRRLSIVPYSRMQFVDVSAGPLERAFDLATVQLHTAAAASDARVPGLRPAEASRLRDRLTALGEDRAEGL